One stretch of Glycine soja cultivar W05 chromosome 7, ASM419377v2, whole genome shotgun sequence DNA includes these proteins:
- the LOC114419800 gene encoding zinc finger protein ZPR1 homolog isoform X4 produces MLNRQVVKAESATIKIPELDFEIPPEAQRGSLSTVEGILMRAADELQTLQEERKKVAPETAEAIDQFLVKLRACATGESAFTFILDDPAGNSFIENPFAPSSDPSLTIKFYERTPEQQASLGYLVDSTHIEGIHDETPEGGEAVTADQVRREPHGSIGATAGHRAIAQSNSSEIAEALFRYTAPEEVMTFPSSCGACAASCETRMFVTNIPYFQEVIVMASTCDSCGYRNSELKPGGRIPEKGKRITLNVKNVNDLSRDVIKSDTASVKVPELDLELASGTLGGIVTTVEGLITKISESLERVHGFTFGDSLDEQRKGKWIDFKARLNKLLSLEEAWTLILDDALANSFVAPATDDLKEDNQLSFEEYERSWEQNEELGLNDIDTSSADVAYESTNTTKTE; encoded by the exons ATGCTAAATCGACAAGTGGTAAAAGCGGAATCTGCTACCATTAAG ATACCTGAACTGGATTTTGAGATTCCACCAGAGGCTCAGCGTGGTAGTCTGTCAACG GTGGAAGGGATACTTATGAGAGCAGCTGATGAACTTCAGACCCTTCAAGAGGAACGCAAA AAAGTGGCTCCAGAGACAGCTGAGGCAATTGATCAGTTCCTGGTGAAACTGCGAGCCTGTGCAACAGGAGAATCAGCCTTCACATTTATTCTTGATGATCCTGCTGGAAACAGCTTCATTGAAAACCC GTTTGCACCATCATCTGATCCATCATTGACTATCAAGTTTTATGAGAGAACTCCTGAGCAGCAAGCATCATTGGGATACCTTGTTGATTCCACTCACATTGAAGGAATTCATGATGAAACACCAGAAGGAGGAGAAGCTGTGACTGCTGATCAAGTGAGGAGAGAACCTCATGGGTCAATAGGGGCAACAGCTGGTCATCGAGCCATTGCACAGAGTAACAGTTCAGAAATTGCTGAAGCCTTATTTCGATATACTGCACCAGAAGAG GTGATGACATTTCCATCTTCTTGTGGTGCTTGTGCTGCTAGTTGTGAGACTCGAATGTTTGTCACCA ATATTCCTTACTTCCAAGAAGTAATAGTTATGGCATCCACATGTGATTCCTGTGGTTACCGCAACTCTGAG TTGAAACCTGGTGGCCGAATtcctgaaaaaggaaaaagaattacTCTTAATGTGAAGAATGTTAATGACCTGAGCCGTGATGTAATAAAG TCTGATACTGCAAGTGTAAAAGTTCCTGAACTTGACTTGGAGCTGGCAAGCGGAACCCTTGGAGGAATTGTTACTACTGTTGAaggtttaattacaaaaattagtgAAA GCCTTGAGAGGGTCCATGGCTTTACTTTTGGAGATAGTCTTGATGAACAGAGAAAAGGCAAGTGGATAGACTTTAAAGCAAGGCTAAACAAG CTTCTTAGCTTGGAAGAAGCTTGGACTCTAATTCTCGATGATGCATTAGCCAATTCTTTTGTAGCACCTGCAACTGATGATCTAAAAGAGGACAATCAATTATCAT TTGAGGAATACGAGAGGTCATGGGAACAAAATGAAGAATTAGGTCTGAATGATATAGACACCTCTTCTGCCGATGTTGCTTATGAATCAACAAATACTACTAAAACTGAGTGA